Proteins encoded together in one Telopea speciosissima isolate NSW1024214 ecotype Mountain lineage chromosome 6, Tspe_v1, whole genome shotgun sequence window:
- the LOC122664342 gene encoding acetolactate synthase 2, chloroplastic-like, translated as MASAGNTSLAKPTFLPSSLKPSSHQILLPIFTNYPNSSPCRPLDITNTLSNPNPKRPITTTTSVTSISAASAAATATATAAPITPPTTTPPAFISRFAPDEPRKGSDVLVEALEREGVTTVFAYPGGASMEIHQALTRSSVIRNVLPRHEQGGIFAAEGYARSSGLPGVCIATSGPGATNLVSGFADALLDSIPLVAITGQVPRRMIGTDAFQETPIVEVTRSITKHNYLVLNVEDIPRIVHEAFFIASSGRPGPVLIDIPKDIQQQLVVPIWNQPLKLPGYISRLPKSPDEKHLEQIIRFISESKKPVLYVGGGCLNSSEELRRFVELTGIPVANTLMGLGAYPTRDELSLQMLGMHGTVYANYAVDKSDLLLAFGVRFDDRVTGKIEAFASRAKIVHVDIDPAEIGKNKQPHLSICADVKQALRGMNKLLEERQSKVKLDFSAWRKELKEQKLKFPLNFKTFGEAIPPQYAIQVLDELTNGEAIISTGVGQHQMWAAQWYKYKMPRQWLTSGGLGAMGFGLPAAIGASVANPDKIVVDIDGDGSFIMNVQELATIAVEKLPIKIMLLNNQHLGMVVQWEDRFYKANRAHTYLGNPSNESEIFPNMLKFAEACGIPAARVTKKSELKDAIRKMLETPGPYLLDVIVPHQEHVLPMIPSGGAFKDVITEGDGRSTY; from the coding sequence ATGGCGTCTGCCGGAAACACTTCCCTTGCCAAGCCCaccttcctcccttcctctctGAAACCATCCAGCCACCAAATCCTTCTCCCCATCTTCACCAATTATCCGAACTCCTCTCCCTGCCGTCCTCTAGACATCACCAACACCCTTTCAAACCCCAACCCTAAACgccccatcaccaccaccaccagcgtCACCTCCATTTCCGCCGCATCAGCTGCCGCAACCGCCACTGCCACTGCCGCCCCAATCACACCACCCACCACAACCCCACCTGCCTTCATCTCCAGATTCGCACCTGACGAACCCCGTAAAGGTTCTGATGTCCTCGTCGAAGCCCTTGAACGTGAAGGCGTCACCACCGTCTTTGCTTACCCAGGTGGAGCTTCAATGGAGATCCACCAAGCCCTCACACGCTCCTCCGTGATCCGTAACGTTCTCCCTCGCCACGAACAAGGCGGCATCTTTGCTGCCGAGGGTTATGCCCGTTCCTCCGGCCTTCCCGGCGTCTGCATCGCCACCTCTGGACCTGGCGCTACCAATCTCGTCAGCGGCTTCGCCGATGCCTTGCTCGATAGTATTCCGCTTGTGGCCATTACAGGACAGGTACCTCGGAGAATGATTGGTACAGATGCGTTCCAAGAAACCCCAATTGTGGAGGTTACCCGATCTATTACCAAGCATAATTATCTTGTTCTAAATGTTGAAGATATTCCACGAATTGTCCATGAAGCTTTTTTCATTGCTTCGTCAGGTCGGCCTGGTCCTGTTTTGATAGATATCCCCAAAGATATACAGCAGCAGCTTGTGGTGCCCATTTGGAATCAGCCCTTGAAGTTGCCTGGTTACATTTCTAGGCTGCCGAAATCGCCGGACGAGAAGCATTTGGAACAGATAATTCGATTTATTTCTGAGTCGAAGAAGCCTGTTTTGTATGTTGGTGGTGGCTGTTTGAATTCCAGCGAGGAGCTTAGGAGGTTTGTGGAGCTTACAGGTATACCTGTGGCGAATACTCTAATGGGTCTTGGTGCTTATCCCACCAGGGACGAGCTTTCGCTTCAAATGCTTGGAATGCATGGTACTGTTTATGCAAATTATGCTGTGGACAAATCGGATTTGTTGCTTGCGTTTGGAGTTCGATTTGATGACAGGGTTACTGGAAAAATAGAAGCTTTTGCGAGTCGTGCTAAGATTGTTCATGTTGATATTGATCCAGCTGAGATTGGGAAGAACAAGCAACCTCATCTCTCGATCTGTGCTGACGTAAAACAGGCATTGAGAGGAATGAACAAGTTGTTGGAGGAGAGGCAATCGAAGGTTAAGCTCGATTTTTCTGCTTGGAGGAAGGAGCTTAAAGAGCAGAAATTGAAATTCCCACTGAATTTTAAGACTTTTGGAGAAGCTATTCCCCCTCAATATGCAATTCAAGTGTTAGATGAATTGACAAATGGGGAAGCAATTATAAGTACTGGAGTTGGGCAGCATCAGATGTGGGCTGCTCAATGGTATAAGTATAAGATGCCACGCCAGTGGCTGACATCAGGGGGATTAGGTGCgatgggttttgggttaccTGCTGCCATTGGGGCTTCTGTTGCCAACCCTGATAAGATTGTTGTTGACATTGATGGTGATGGAAGCTTCATCATGAATGTACAGGAGCTAGCTACGATTGCTGTTGAAAAATTACCTATCAAGATAATGCTATTGAACAACCAACATTTGGGAATGGTTGTACAATGGGAGGACCGATTTTACAAGGCTAACAGAGCCCATACATATCTTGGAAATCCATCAAATGAGTCTGAGATATTCCCAAACATGTTGAAGTTTGCAGAAGCTTGTGGTATACCTGCTGCTCGTGTGACGAAGAAGAGCGAGCTTAAGGATGCAATTAGGAAGATGTTGGAGACCCCTGGACCATACTTGCTGGATGTTATTGTACCCCATCAAGAGCATGTTTTACCTATGATTCCGAGTGGTGGAGCATTCAAAGATGTGATCACTGAGGGCGATGGCAGATCAACGTATTAA
- the LOC122664548 gene encoding ATP-dependent Clp protease adapter protein CLPS1, chloroplastic: METAICGRVALSPNHVFTPKPGDKQSLYKGPCSNRGILMVVSATGAGKGGGLLERPTIEKTTPGRESEFDLRKLRKTAPPYRVMLHNDNYNKREYVVQVLMKVIPGMTLDNAVNIMQEAHYNGLAVVIICAQADAEEHCTQLRGNGLLSSIEPASGGC, from the exons ATGGAGACGGCCATATGTGGAAGAGTCGCTCTTTCACCTAATCATGTCTTCACCCCTAAACCag GGGATAAACAATCTCTCTATAAAGGACCATGTTCGAATCGGGGCATTCTTATGGTTGTATCAGCCACAGGAGCAGGCAAAGGAGGTGGTTTATTGGAAAGGCCAACCATTGAGAAAACTACACCTGGTCGTGAATCTGAGTTTGACTTGAG GAAATTAAGGAAAACAGCCCCACCTTACCGTGTCATGTTGCATAATGACAACTACAATAAGAGAGAATATGTTGTTCAGGTTCTGATGAAGGTTATACCTGGAATGACCCTGGATAATGCAGTTAATATAATGCAAGAAGCACACTACAATGGCTTGGCTGTGGTGATTATTTGTGCTCAGGCTGATGCTGAAGAACACTGCACGCAGCTGAGGGGCAATGGTCTTCTAAGTTCAATTGAGCCTGCAAGTGGCGGTTGTTGA